The proteins below are encoded in one region of Nanoarchaeota archaeon:
- a CDS encoding nucleotidyltransferase domain-containing protein, whose amino-acid sequence MKKEDVLPYVYDFTRILAVKIGGKADDVILFGSAARGDFGKESDVDIFVNVPKNKVSAIQKSVDAAQNEFEVYSERTWKLQGVNLPVKCVVGDINSPKWSALKREIISSGISLYGKYKELPEKLKHCFIFSFNLAALESKDMVSAVRKIYGYSTKKGEKIYKHMGFLGEIGGEKMNPGVIMIPAGEYKKVYDFFITRKISFKVREIWTE is encoded by the coding sequence ATGAAAAAAGAAGACGTTTTGCCGTATGTTTATGATTTTACGCGAATACTGGCGGTCAAGATTGGCGGAAAAGCAGATGATGTTATTCTTTTCGGCTCTGCGGCCAGGGGCGACTTCGGCAAGGAAAGCGATGTTGATATCTTTGTGAATGTGCCGAAAAATAAAGTTTCGGCCATTCAAAAATCGGTAGATGCCGCACAGAACGAATTCGAGGTGTATTCTGAAAGAACGTGGAAATTGCAGGGCGTGAATTTACCGGTAAAGTGCGTTGTCGGAGACATAAATTCTCCGAAATGGTCTGCGCTTAAGCGTGAGATAATAAGCAGCGGAATAAGCCTGTATGGAAAATATAAAGAGCTTCCCGAAAAACTGAAGCATTGCTTTATTTTCTCTTTTAACCTTGCCGCGCTTGAGTCAAAAGATATGGTGTCTGCAGTAAGAAAGATATACGGGTATTCCACGAAAAAAGGAGAAAAAATCTATAAGCATATGGGTTTTTTGGGTGAAATTGGCGGGGAGAAGATGAACCCTGGCGTGATCATGATACCTGCAGGCGAATATAAAAAAGTCTATGATTTCTTCATAACGCGCAAAATATCTTTTAAGGTAAGAGAAATATGGACCGAATAA
- a CDS encoding nucleotidyltransferase domain-containing protein: MYQKANKELLILCLYLGDYSKKLYLREISKLSKLPLRTVQRTLADLENSRILKSEVRGKNKYLFLNLENIETKQMILQAETYKTLQFLEKYPAFKSFLKEIKGVSVPIIVFGSFAKFTADNASDVDMLIISDKKIGLPSHLLPNEIHEMYLSKGNFIRASEKNEALVKKIEESHVILNNHSFFVDFWWDFQTRRV; encoded by the coding sequence ATGTATCAAAAAGCGAATAAAGAACTTTTAATTTTATGCTTATATCTTGGCGACTACTCCAAAAAGCTGTATCTTCGCGAGATAAGCAAGTTATCGAAACTGCCGCTTAGAACTGTGCAAAGAACGCTTGCAGATTTGGAAAATTCAAGAATCTTAAAATCCGAAGTTCGCGGGAAGAACAAATATCTTTTCCTAAACCTTGAAAATATCGAAACAAAGCAGATGATTTTGCAGGCAGAAACATACAAAACGCTGCAATTCTTAGAAAAATATCCTGCATTCAAATCGTTCTTAAAGGAGATAAAGGGCGTCTCGGTTCCTATAATAGTTTTTGGCAGTTTCGCTAAATTTACAGCGGACAATGCTTCTGATGTCGATATGCTCATTATATCCGATAAAAAAATAGGGCTTCCATCACATTTACTGCCTAACGAGATACACGAAATGTATCTGTCGAAAGGTAACTTCATTAGGGCATCTGAAAAGAACGAGGCCCTAGTTAAAAAGATAGAGGAAAGCCATGTTATTTTAAACAACCATTCCTTTTTCGTGGATTTTTGGTGGGATTTTCAAACTCGGCGAGTTTGA